The following proteins come from a genomic window of Coriobacteriia bacterium:
- a CDS encoding NAD(P)H-dependent oxidoreductase gives MPEKKTILFVVGSLRKNGFQQQLSDVAREVIGDRADIAVLDYADVPFVNQDIEYPAPAPVARIREQVAAADALWIFTPEYNHGVPGALKNAIDWLSRPVKPFDFETPSCLVGKPVALAGAAGGSGAKFVLDELAGLLGFLRADVLDERTGTNLDREAFTTGKLAVSDETRAQLAAQADALLAK, from the coding sequence ATGCCCGAGAAGAAGACCATCCTGTTCGTTGTTGGTTCTCTGCGCAAGAACGGCTTCCAGCAGCAGCTCTCCGATGTCGCTCGCGAGGTCATCGGCGACCGCGCCGACATCGCCGTGCTCGACTACGCTGATGTGCCGTTCGTCAACCAGGACATCGAGTATCCCGCGCCGGCCCCTGTCGCGCGTATTCGCGAGCAGGTGGCGGCGGCCGATGCGCTGTGGATCTTCACGCCCGAGTACAACCACGGCGTGCCGGGCGCTCTCAAGAACGCGATCGACTGGCTGAGCCGCCCTGTTAAGCCTTTCGACTTCGAGACGCCTTCGTGCCTGGTGGGCAAGCCAGTCGCTCTGGCTGGCGCCGCAGGTGGTTCGGGCGCGAAGTTCGTGCTCGACGAGCTTGCGGGCCTGCTCGGTTTCCTGCGCGCTGACGTTCTGGACGAGCGCACGGGCACGAACCTCGACCGCGAGGCGTTTACGACCGGAAAGCTCGCCGTATCCGACGAAACGCGTGCCCAGCTCGCCGCGCAGGCGGATGCCCTACTCGCGAAGTAA